The Anopheles merus strain MAF chromosome 2L, AmerM5.1, whole genome shotgun sequence genome has a segment encoding these proteins:
- the LOC121592773 gene encoding uncharacterized protein LOC121592773, protein MSSPSEDKIASHKTCYDDKSPPLYPSTDRFHPLGYSTPQQRGRNSSAQARHFYSAQPKHMLPRTKGSDGRYRHGQDNVQNQDRSRYSGPDRRDNSEQRDTNFGSGKRLGFGHNWRGHNNRNQRYGGNRSQHNYRQNHHAKSESYSIREYYHPSMLEDPWEFLLRKSTASSDSTLKNDKSDRDDDNEDGSSNSNGGN, encoded by the exons ATGTCTTCACCATCGGAGGACAAAATAGCGTCACACAAAACGTGCTATGACGACAAAAGCCCGCCCCTCTATCCCAGCACAGATCGGTTCCATCCTCTGGGATACAGCACACCCCAGCAGCGAGGTAGAAACTCTTCTGCTCAAGCCAGACATTTTTATTCCGCCCAGCCCAAGCACATGCTTCCACGGACGAAAGGGTCCGACGGCCGATACCGGCACGGACAAGATAATGTGCAAAATCAAGACCGATCGAGATATTCGGGTCCAGATCGTCGCGATAATTCCGAGCAAAGAGACACAAACTTTGGTTCCGGGAAGCGCCTGGGCTTTGGTCACAATTGGAGAGGACACAATAACAGAAATCAACGGTATGGAGGAAATCGATCTCAGCACAACTATCGGCAAAACCACCAT GCTAAATCAGAATCATACAGCATCCGGGAATACTATCACCCTTCTATGCTGGAGGACCCTTGGGAGTTTTTGCTACGGAAAAGCACTGCAAGCTCAGATTCTACCTTGAAGAACGATAAATCAGACAGGGACGACGATAACGAGGACGGATCGAGTAATAGTAACGGGGGGAATTGA